In one window of Prevotella sp. E13-17 DNA:
- the mtaB gene encoding tRNA (N(6)-L-threonylcarbamoyladenosine(37)-C(2))-methylthiotransferase MtaB — MINTSAFQGKTAAYYTLGCKLNFSETSTFGKMLQDLGVKTVGKDDSADICLINTCSVTEVADRKCRQAIHRLVRRHPKAYVVVTGCYAQLEAEEVSRIDGVDLVLGSNEKAQLVQFLSDAWSGMLQTADNGAPYYIMKTKDIKSFAPSCSRGNRTRFFLKVQDGCDYFCTYCTIPYARGFSRNPSIASLVEQVHEAAASGGKEIVLTGVNIGDFGKTTGESFTDLVRRLDEVGEISRYRISSLEPDLLSDELISYCATSRAFMPHFHIPLQSGSDTVLKLMHRHYDRQLFADKITRIKELMPDAFIGVDVMVGCRGETPECFEETYTFLEQLPVTQLHVFPYSERPGTSALSIPYIVSDKDKKLRSKRLLELSDQKTEAFYAAHIGQQAEVLFEKASRGRAMHGFTRNYVRVELSPGESRPEYDNQLMQVVMEGFNHDKTALRCRLVNA; from the coding sequence ATGATTAATACTTCTGCTTTTCAAGGTAAGACGGCTGCCTACTACACGTTAGGGTGCAAGTTGAATTTCTCAGAAACTTCTACTTTTGGAAAAATGCTTCAGGATTTAGGGGTTAAGACCGTGGGAAAAGACGACTCTGCTGATATTTGTTTGATAAATACCTGTTCGGTGACGGAGGTTGCCGATCGTAAATGTCGTCAGGCTATTCATAGGTTGGTGCGCAGGCATCCGAAGGCTTATGTTGTCGTGACAGGGTGCTATGCACAGTTAGAAGCTGAAGAGGTGAGCCGCATTGATGGTGTTGACCTGGTGTTGGGTTCGAATGAGAAAGCGCAACTCGTTCAGTTTCTCTCTGATGCCTGGAGTGGCATGCTGCAGACAGCGGACAATGGTGCACCTTATTATATAATGAAGACGAAAGACATCAAATCGTTTGCTCCCAGCTGCTCGCGTGGCAACCGCACTCGTTTCTTCTTAAAGGTGCAAGATGGCTGTGACTATTTCTGCACATACTGCACGATACCGTATGCTCGTGGATTCAGTCGTAACCCCTCGATTGCTTCGCTAGTAGAACAGGTGCACGAAGCTGCAGCCAGTGGTGGCAAGGAGATTGTGCTCACAGGCGTGAACATTGGTGACTTTGGCAAGACTACAGGAGAGAGTTTTACGGATTTGGTACGCAGATTAGACGAGGTAGGCGAAATCAGTCGTTATCGTATCAGCAGTTTGGAGCCAGATCTTCTTTCGGACGAACTGATCAGCTATTGTGCCACGAGCCGTGCGTTTATGCCCCATTTTCACATCCCGTTGCAAAGTGGAAGCGATACGGTTTTAAAACTGATGCACAGACACTATGACCGCCAGTTGTTTGCCGACAAGATTACGCGCATTAAAGAGTTGATGCCTGATGCTTTTATCGGTGTGGATGTGATGGTTGGCTGCAGAGGAGAGACACCCGAATGTTTTGAAGAGACCTACACATTTCTTGAGCAGTTGCCTGTGACGCAGCTACACGTTTTTCCTTACTCAGAACGCCCAGGCACATCGGCTTTAAGTATCCCTTATATCGTCAGCGACAAGGATAAAAAGCTCCGTAGCAAACGACTGTTGGAACTGTCCGACCAGAAGACAGAGGCATTCTATGCCGCACATATAGGACAGCAAGCTGAGGTTCTGTTTGAGAAAGCCTCTCGCGGACGTGCGATGCACGGATTTACACGCAATTATGTGCGTGTTGAGTTGTCGCCCGGCGAGTCGCGTCCGGAATACGACAATCAGTTGATGCAGGTTGTTATGGAAGGTTTCAATCACGACAAAACGGCATTGCGATGCCGATTGGTTAATGCATGA
- a CDS encoding glycosyltransferase family 2 protein, with protein sequence MDKIAIVILNWNGAKMLKAYLPSVLKYSPEATVYVADNASTDESVSLLRTHFPECRLILLDKNWGFADGYNKALAQVEAEYYLLLNSDIEVTPHWLEPMIALMDTHQEVAACQPKLLSVFNRDSFEYAGACGGFLDRLGYPYCRGRVFDSVEADRGQYDSAAEIHWATGAALLVRACDYNKVGGLDGRFFAHSEEIDFCWRLRIMGRKICCVAGSKVYHVGGGTLPKANPMKTYLNFRNNLTMLYKCLPDDQLNKVMRLRWLLDYVAAFKMLLVDRNRADFQAVCRARRDFKAWRRQFDVDRQHIQLHRQSTAELSRFSLLWQYYLCGRKVFSDLPQTLHNFL encoded by the coding sequence ATGGATAAGATAGCTATTGTAATCTTGAATTGGAATGGGGCAAAGATGCTTAAAGCATATCTGCCAAGTGTACTGAAGTATTCGCCAGAGGCCACGGTCTATGTTGCCGACAATGCCTCGACAGACGAGAGCGTCTCTTTGTTACGAACGCATTTTCCAGAATGTAGGCTCATCCTTTTAGACAAGAACTGGGGCTTTGCCGATGGCTATAACAAAGCCTTGGCTCAGGTCGAAGCAGAGTATTACTTACTTTTAAATAGCGATATAGAAGTGACACCCCATTGGTTGGAACCAATGATTGCATTGATGGACACCCATCAGGAGGTGGCTGCCTGTCAGCCCAAGTTGCTGTCGGTTTTCAATCGTGATAGCTTTGAGTATGCAGGTGCTTGTGGTGGCTTTCTCGACAGATTGGGCTACCCGTATTGCAGAGGTCGCGTGTTTGACAGTGTGGAGGCTGACCGTGGACAGTATGATAGTGCAGCAGAGATTCATTGGGCCACAGGTGCCGCCCTTCTCGTGCGCGCGTGTGATTATAATAAGGTAGGAGGACTTGATGGCCGTTTCTTTGCTCATAGTGAAGAGATTGACTTCTGTTGGCGCTTACGCATTATGGGTAGGAAGATTTGTTGTGTTGCCGGCAGCAAGGTCTATCATGTTGGCGGAGGCACCTTGCCCAAGGCCAATCCCATGAAGACCTATCTTAATTTTCGCAACAACTTGACGATGCTCTACAAGTGTCTGCCCGATGACCAATTGAACAAGGTGATGCGCCTGCGATGGCTATTAGACTATGTGGCTGCATTCAAGATGCTACTCGTTGATCGGAACAGGGCTGACTTTCAGGCCGTATGCCGAGCACGTAGGGATTTCAAAGCGTGGCGTCGTCAGTTTGATGTTGACAGACAACACATTCAACTCCACCGCCAATCGACAGCAGAGTTGAGTCGTTTCTCGTTGCTGTGGCAATACTACCTATGCGGCAGAAAAGTATTTAGTGACCTGCCTCAGACATTGCACAATTTTTTATAA
- a CDS encoding PD-(D/E)XK nuclease family protein — protein sequence MKAFLEYVAEDILKKYGNDLSRIAVVFPNKRASLFLNSHLARLSDKPIWSPAYITISDLFRKYSDRKVADPIKLICDLHKSFVEQTGFDETLDHFYSWGQILLADFDDIDKNMADAQQVFANLRDLHELDDDSYLSPEQKEIIRKFFSNFSDDHNSLLKERFLKLWSHMSAIYQAFNQRLADQQLAYEGALYREVVDKESFELEYDNYLFVGFNMLQQVEQRLFREMVRQGKGKFYWDFDTYYMKEHEAGHYIKEYLHVFPNELDNNNGAIYHQFEQNKDIAFIAAPTENIQTRYASQWLNRQRIDDGRKTAIVLCDENLLQSMLHCLPDEVDKVNITTGFPLAQSPISSLVTLLFDLQTIGFNHKSLKFRPRYLTLLKNHPYAVWIADKHISRIDSNNFNHNLLEWIIAIVKELAPHAVDDEMMQEAIFRMYTLLNRLMSLVDSGDLTVDYTTLRRLLSQLIQSTSIPFHGEPAEGIQLMGVLETRNLDFSHLLLLSCNEGNMPKGVNDTSFIPYSLRKAYGLTTIDHKVAIFSYYFHRLLQRADDITICFNNATTDGHTGEMSRFMLQMMAECHHSIRFQTLQAGQTFSPFAPQPIAKTEQIMEKLQKLFSTKYHPSAQRPLLTPTAINRYLRCPLQFYYNYVCQLRELDEIDDEETIDNRLFGDIFHEAAQIIYERITGKKKNQVITADVLSQILKTKVGIETAVDEAFNKVLQLSHGYELNGLQLINREVIIHYLCKLLEIDRDKKEFTIIGLETDVWTPLTTPHISTIIGGRIDRLDRIDEQIRVVDYKTGSHKITPLASVEAIFDNANIEKHSDYYLQTFLYATIVSQNFPAHRVAPALLFIQHTGEKDYNPILKFGKESIDDIKKSQAVFNQMLEQTIDEMFNPEICFAPTTEQSRCTFCPYKKLCNV from the coding sequence ATGAAAGCATTCCTAGAATATGTAGCAGAGGATATCCTCAAGAAATACGGTAACGATTTGTCGCGCATCGCTGTGGTGTTCCCCAACAAACGTGCTTCACTCTTTCTGAATAGCCATCTGGCACGCCTGTCCGACAAGCCCATCTGGAGCCCAGCATATATCACCATCAGCGATCTTTTTCGTAAATATAGTGACAGGAAGGTGGCCGACCCTATCAAGCTGATTTGCGATCTGCATAAGTCGTTTGTAGAACAAACGGGCTTCGACGAGACCTTAGACCATTTCTATAGCTGGGGTCAGATCCTGCTTGCAGACTTTGATGATATCGACAAGAACATGGCTGACGCCCAACAGGTGTTTGCCAACCTGCGCGATCTGCACGAGCTCGACGACGACAGTTACCTCTCGCCAGAACAAAAAGAAATCATAAGAAAGTTCTTCAGCAACTTCTCTGACGACCACAACTCATTGCTCAAAGAACGATTCCTCAAACTATGGTCGCACATGAGTGCTATCTATCAGGCTTTCAATCAGCGACTTGCCGATCAGCAGCTGGCCTACGAAGGAGCCCTCTATCGCGAAGTTGTGGACAAAGAAAGTTTCGAATTGGAATACGACAACTATCTCTTTGTCGGTTTCAACATGCTGCAACAAGTAGAGCAGCGCTTGTTCCGCGAGATGGTGCGCCAAGGCAAGGGCAAATTCTATTGGGACTTTGACACGTACTACATGAAAGAGCATGAGGCTGGACATTATATCAAGGAGTATCTCCATGTCTTTCCGAATGAGTTAGACAACAATAACGGTGCTATTTACCATCAATTTGAGCAGAACAAGGACATAGCTTTTATTGCAGCTCCGACAGAGAATATACAGACGCGCTATGCCAGTCAGTGGCTCAACAGACAACGTATTGACGATGGTCGCAAGACTGCCATTGTTCTGTGCGACGAGAATCTACTGCAGAGCATGCTGCATTGCCTGCCCGACGAGGTTGACAAGGTCAACATCACCACGGGGTTCCCTTTGGCTCAGTCGCCCATCTCGTCGCTGGTCACACTGCTTTTCGATTTGCAGACAATCGGGTTCAATCATAAGTCACTGAAGTTTAGGCCGCGCTATCTCACGCTGTTGAAAAATCATCCATACGCGGTATGGATAGCTGACAAGCATATTTCGCGGATTGATAGCAACAATTTCAACCACAACTTGCTGGAGTGGATCATCGCTATTGTCAAAGAGCTGGCTCCCCATGCTGTTGACGATGAGATGATGCAGGAGGCCATCTTTCGCATGTACACCCTGCTCAATCGTCTCATGTCTTTAGTCGATAGTGGCGACTTGACAGTTGACTATACCACCCTGCGGCGCCTTTTGTCGCAACTCATACAATCGACTTCCATCCCCTTCCACGGAGAACCTGCTGAGGGCATTCAGCTGATGGGAGTCTTAGAAACACGCAACCTAGACTTCAGCCATCTTTTGCTGTTGTCGTGCAACGAGGGAAACATGCCTAAGGGCGTCAACGACACCTCGTTTATTCCCTATAGTTTAAGAAAGGCTTACGGATTGACGACCATCGACCATAAGGTGGCTATCTTCTCTTACTACTTTCACCGGTTGTTGCAACGTGCCGACGACATCACCATCTGTTTCAACAATGCCACAACCGATGGGCACACGGGCGAGATGTCGCGCTTTATGTTGCAGATGATGGCAGAATGCCACCACTCTATCCGATTCCAAACGCTACAGGCTGGACAGACCTTCTCGCCTTTTGCACCACAACCGATAGCCAAGACTGAACAGATTATGGAGAAGTTGCAAAAGCTCTTCTCTACCAAGTATCACCCCTCAGCCCAACGCCCACTGCTGACTCCAACGGCCATCAACCGCTATCTGCGCTGCCCACTTCAGTTCTACTACAACTACGTGTGCCAGCTGCGAGAACTGGACGAAATTGACGACGAAGAGACCATCGACAATCGTCTGTTTGGCGACATCTTTCACGAGGCGGCACAGATCATCTACGAACGTATCACGGGCAAAAAGAAGAATCAGGTCATCACCGCTGATGTGCTCAGTCAAATACTTAAGACGAAAGTGGGTATTGAGACTGCTGTTGACGAGGCATTCAACAAGGTGCTGCAGTTGAGCCATGGTTACGAACTGAACGGACTTCAGCTCATCAATCGCGAGGTTATCATACACTATCTGTGCAAACTACTCGAAATCGACAGAGATAAGAAGGAATTTACCATCATTGGACTTGAAACAGATGTATGGACACCACTCACGACACCACATATTTCTACTATCATTGGTGGTCGCATAGACCGTCTTGACAGGATTGATGAGCAGATTCGCGTCGTTGACTACAAAACTGGCAGTCATAAGATAACGCCCTTGGCGAGTGTTGAAGCCATTTTCGACAATGCTAACATCGAGAAACATAGTGATTACTATCTGCAGACGTTTCTTTATGCCACTATCGTCAGTCAAAACTTCCCTGCTCATCGTGTGGCACCGGCGTTGCTGTTCATACAGCACACGGGCGAAAAAGACTATAATCCGATTCTGAAATTCGGCAAAGAATCTATTGACGATATCAAAAAGAGTCAGGCGGTCTTTAATCAAATGTTGGAGCAAACCATCGACGAGATGTTCAATCCCGAGATCTGTTTTGCTCCAACCACCGAACAAAGTCGTTGCACGTTTTGTCCTTATAAAAAATTGTGCAATGTCTGA
- a CDS encoding exodeoxyribonuclease V subunit beta encodes MTKPLTIYKASAGSGKTFTLATEYIKLIVRDPQAYRKTLAVTFTNKATEEMKMRILSQLYGIWRGLPSSKPYLDHVCQKLDATPEFVAAQAGRALKNLLHNYSYFRVETIDSFFQSVLRNLARELDLTANLRIELNDYQVEEMAVDQLIENLTATDLMLQWLLKYIMDNIQDNRSWNVIAQIKSFGKTIFKDFYKNNSKELNTILSQKDFFENYIAILKQKRDEAIEHMQNIAETFFDTIEAEGILPEDFAYANQGGIPSYFQKLRQGQLDSATLGRRICDAVGNPEKWCKKTSPKREQIYQLADGELGQILRYAVDIHPKQYCISKSASLTLKHLNQLRLLDSIERKVRELNEEGNRFLLSDTQKMLHDLIEGSDSPFIFEKIGSQLEHIMIDEFQDTSTVQWQNFKVLLEEAMSHVDSENLIVGDVKQSIYRWRSGDWRLLANIKNEFTNAEQRLQVKTLSTNYRSSANVINFNNAFFTEAARIEEVEAYDDIHQEAREKMEPNGLVSVNLLPQDNYQENILDALVQQVAELLSQGAQTKDIAILVRTNSLIPLIANHFMAQMPETKIVSDEAFRLDASAAVNSIIEALRVLNRPEDTIAQAYLLKICFPDEALHNSLSEKSLPAAFTDHMETLKRMPLYELTEHLYEILGLEKMDGQSAYLCAFFDQVANFVGDNTSDINSFLKEWDDNLCSKTIQSPEIDGIRLISIHKSKGLEFAHVLIPFCDWRLEQRDVLWCHPDDEPYNMLPIVPIDFSKTSMEGTIYQHDYEEEHDQIVVDNLNLLYVAFTRAAHNLFVWGRRNYSNSRSALIESVLPTLTDTLPGAQIEGEGNEEVPLSLTYGCLSMPKPKEDSKTEVNPFLSAYEPVKVGIHIYDRKVDFRQSNDSKTFVTTTDEESQLNNYIQLGNVLHEVFSTIKSTKDVDNALRQMELDGVIYDKQLTKERIEELIRKRLSDSRVMPWFDEKAGWRLYNECTILLPNGQEKRPDRVMTNGNETIVIDFKFGHEREAYFEQVREYMQLLKQMNMPGIKGYLWFVYSNKIIEVK; translated from the coding sequence ATGACAAAACCACTGACAATATACAAAGCAAGTGCTGGCAGCGGAAAGACGTTCACACTTGCAACCGAATACATAAAACTTATAGTGCGCGATCCACAGGCATACAGGAAAACGCTGGCCGTAACTTTCACCAACAAAGCCACCGAAGAGATGAAGATGCGCATCCTTAGTCAACTATACGGCATCTGGCGAGGTCTTCCCAGCTCAAAGCCCTATCTTGACCACGTATGCCAGAAACTCGATGCGACTCCTGAATTTGTGGCAGCCCAGGCAGGCAGAGCACTCAAGAATCTGCTCCATAACTACAGTTATTTTCGTGTGGAAACCATCGACTCATTCTTCCAGAGCGTGTTGCGCAATCTGGCAAGAGAGCTGGACCTGACAGCCAATCTGCGCATTGAGCTCAACGATTATCAGGTAGAAGAAATGGCTGTCGATCAACTCATAGAGAATCTGACTGCCACTGATTTGATGCTTCAATGGCTCCTGAAATATATCATGGACAACATTCAGGACAATCGTTCATGGAATGTCATTGCGCAAATCAAGTCGTTTGGCAAGACCATCTTTAAGGATTTCTACAAGAATAATAGTAAAGAGTTGAACACCATTCTTAGCCAGAAAGACTTCTTTGAGAATTATATAGCCATCCTTAAGCAAAAACGTGACGAAGCCATAGAACATATGCAAAACATTGCTGAGACCTTCTTCGACACCATTGAGGCTGAGGGTATTCTGCCTGAAGACTTTGCTTACGCCAACCAAGGTGGCATTCCAAGCTACTTTCAAAAACTGAGACAAGGTCAGCTCGACAGTGCCACACTTGGTCGCAGGATTTGCGATGCCGTGGGCAATCCTGAGAAATGGTGCAAAAAGACCAGTCCGAAGCGAGAACAAATCTATCAGTTGGCAGATGGTGAACTGGGCCAAATCCTACGTTATGCCGTGGACATACATCCCAAGCAATACTGCATCAGCAAGTCTGCCAGTCTCACACTGAAACATCTCAATCAGCTGAGACTGCTTGACAGCATAGAGAGGAAGGTCAGGGAACTGAACGAAGAAGGCAATCGCTTCTTGCTGAGCGACACACAGAAAATGCTGCACGACCTGATTGAAGGCAGCGACTCGCCTTTCATCTTCGAGAAGATCGGCTCTCAACTGGAGCATATCATGATTGACGAGTTTCAAGATACCTCGACCGTGCAATGGCAAAACTTCAAGGTGCTGCTTGAAGAAGCCATGAGTCACGTGGATTCAGAAAACTTAATTGTTGGCGATGTTAAACAGAGCATCTATCGTTGGCGAAGTGGTGATTGGCGACTGCTGGCCAACATCAAAAACGAGTTCACGAATGCAGAACAACGACTGCAGGTCAAAACGCTGAGCACCAACTATCGTTCTTCGGCAAATGTCATCAATTTCAATAATGCCTTCTTTACGGAGGCTGCAAGAATTGAAGAGGTTGAGGCTTACGACGACATCCATCAAGAAGCACGGGAGAAGATGGAGCCTAACGGGTTGGTGTCTGTCAACCTGCTTCCTCAGGATAACTATCAAGAGAATATTCTCGATGCGCTGGTGCAGCAAGTGGCCGAATTATTAAGCCAAGGTGCCCAGACAAAAGACATCGCGATATTGGTGCGCACGAACTCTCTCATCCCTTTGATTGCCAACCACTTCATGGCACAAATGCCTGAAACAAAGATTGTCAGCGACGAGGCTTTTAGACTTGATGCCTCTGCCGCCGTAAATTCAATCATTGAAGCGCTCCGTGTGCTGAACCGACCTGAGGACACCATCGCTCAAGCCTATCTCCTGAAAATATGTTTCCCTGACGAGGCCTTGCATAACAGTCTTTCTGAAAAGTCGTTACCGGCAGCCTTCACCGATCACATGGAGACCTTGAAACGCATGCCTCTCTATGAACTGACGGAGCATTTGTACGAAATCTTGGGACTTGAGAAAATGGACGGGCAGAGCGCTTACCTCTGCGCCTTCTTTGATCAAGTAGCCAATTTCGTGGGCGACAACACATCAGATATCAACTCATTCTTGAAGGAATGGGACGATAACCTTTGTAGCAAGACCATACAGAGTCCGGAAATCGACGGCATTCGACTTATCTCTATCCACAAATCCAAGGGATTGGAGTTTGCACATGTGCTCATACCCTTCTGTGACTGGCGCCTGGAGCAAAGGGATGTTCTTTGGTGTCACCCAGACGACGAGCCATACAACATGCTGCCTATCGTGCCTATTGACTTTAGTAAAACAAGTATGGAAGGCACCATCTATCAGCATGACTACGAAGAGGAACATGATCAGATCGTTGTAGATAATCTCAACCTGCTCTATGTGGCTTTCACTCGAGCTGCCCACAATCTCTTCGTGTGGGGCCGACGTAATTATTCAAACTCACGTTCTGCTCTCATCGAGTCGGTATTGCCAACACTCACAGACACGCTTCCTGGCGCCCAAATAGAGGGAGAGGGAAACGAGGAAGTCCCACTCTCGCTGACTTATGGTTGCTTAAGCATGCCCAAGCCGAAGGAAGACAGCAAAACGGAAGTAAACCCGTTCTTGTCTGCCTACGAGCCTGTCAAGGTTGGCATACACATCTACGACCGGAAAGTGGATTTCAGGCAGAGCAACGACAGCAAAACTTTTGTAACCACAACAGATGAGGAGTCTCAGCTAAATAACTACATCCAACTCGGCAATGTACTCCATGAGGTGTTCTCAACCATCAAATCCACCAAGGATGTGGACAATGCGCTGAGGCAGATGGAGTTAGATGGTGTCATCTACGATAAGCAACTAACCAAAGAACGCATAGAAGAACTGATACGCAAACGACTGTCGGATTCGCGCGTGATGCCATGGTTCGACGAGAAGGCTGGTTGGCGACTCTACAACGAATGCACCATCCTGCTGCCCAACGGACAGGAAAAACGACCTGACCGCGTGATGACCAACGGCAATGAGACCATCGTCATCGACTTTAAATTCGGTCACGAACGCGAAGCCTATTTTGAACAAGTGCGCGAATACATGCAATTATTGAAACAGATGAACATGCCTGGCATCAAAGGCTATCTTTGGTTTGTCTATTCTAACAAAATTATTGAAGTAAAATGA
- a CDS encoding DUF5686 family protein, protein MKRILLLLLLLSTVTTANCHEYSDSVLLERIFCFQRNYAHDVNGFSTNVYLKHFYNIKRRNATLWMIPSMYPLAKGQRKFLSEQYNHFTFNDVDDYENLNQVFYTTIPRNKHTMSTLLCYLTPDLYNETIYRDHVLSPFNRYNKLFYKYTTTDMGNGKIRLYFRPKWVMNTQLVKGQAIVNYATGRLEQIELNGEFDMIRFHTISTQGDHGARALTPQLCVTDVAFNFVGNNITSHFEVAYDCPITLPDTVSIIGNRHLIDSVRPFSLSEEEEQVYQCFDSLRHAKRISDSIEAYKPMVIEKRSKSKDNTWDMLGENLFSKTKSSSENGYIWLSPLLDPQYISYSKSKGLSYKMRLGAHYEFSKQTCVDFNPKAGYNFKLKQFFFTAPIRLEYSHQRRGFLDLIVGNGNRLSNQNTLDEIAAVDGEDSQWLNEDLHIFRDLYVQLKNHYMIVPWLGIEGGITFHHRRSLHASQLRQIGIENDYKSLAPLLSVKIRPWRSAPIFSIDYERGLKFDRFNLPYERLEADASWKKRMHRLQVFNARIGGGLYTLKQVRSFMDFANFRDNNLPEGWDDDWSGNFQLLSSSVYNESKYYIRGNISYESPLMGLSFVPIAGHYIERERIYLSSLVTSHSRLYSELGYGFSSRYISMGVFAGFRNWEYQEIGCKFTIELFRRW, encoded by the coding sequence ATGAAACGAATATTGCTACTCCTATTGCTACTTTCAACCGTTACCACGGCCAATTGTCACGAGTATTCCGACTCCGTGCTTTTGGAGCGCATATTCTGTTTTCAGCGCAATTACGCTCACGATGTGAACGGCTTTTCCACGAATGTTTACCTGAAACATTTCTACAACATCAAGCGCCGCAATGCAACACTTTGGATGATACCGTCGATGTATCCACTGGCCAAAGGGCAAAGAAAATTTCTAAGCGAACAATATAATCACTTCACATTCAACGATGTTGATGACTATGAAAACCTTAATCAGGTCTTCTACACGACCATTCCCAGAAACAAGCATACGATGTCAACACTCTTATGTTATCTGACACCTGATCTCTACAATGAGACCATTTACCGTGACCATGTGCTTTCTCCGTTTAACCGCTACAACAAGCTGTTCTACAAATACACCACGACAGACATGGGCAATGGCAAAATACGCCTCTATTTCCGCCCTAAATGGGTGATGAACACGCAGCTTGTCAAAGGACAAGCCATCGTTAACTATGCCACAGGACGCCTAGAACAGATAGAACTGAATGGCGAATTCGACATGATCAGGTTTCACACCATCAGCACTCAGGGTGATCATGGTGCACGAGCGCTGACACCACAGCTATGTGTCACCGACGTAGCCTTTAATTTTGTCGGAAACAACATCACCTCGCATTTCGAAGTGGCCTACGACTGCCCCATCACACTACCAGATACAGTCAGCATCATTGGCAATCGCCACCTTATAGATTCCGTACGTCCGTTCAGTCTCAGCGAAGAAGAAGAACAAGTGTATCAATGCTTCGACTCACTTAGACATGCCAAACGGATAAGCGACTCTATCGAAGCATATAAGCCGATGGTTATTGAAAAGCGCAGCAAATCGAAGGACAACACCTGGGATATGCTGGGCGAAAACCTATTCAGCAAGACGAAAAGCAGTTCAGAGAATGGCTATATTTGGCTATCCCCCCTACTCGACCCACAATATATCAGCTACAGCAAATCAAAAGGTTTGTCCTATAAGATGCGCCTTGGCGCACACTATGAATTCAGCAAACAGACCTGCGTTGACTTTAATCCTAAGGCTGGTTACAACTTCAAGTTGAAACAGTTCTTCTTTACAGCCCCAATCCGACTGGAATACAGCCACCAAAGGCGGGGTTTCCTAGACCTTATCGTGGGTAATGGCAACCGACTGAGCAATCAAAACACACTTGACGAAATTGCAGCTGTTGATGGTGAGGATTCTCAATGGCTGAATGAGGACCTGCATATATTCAGGGATTTATATGTGCAACTCAAGAACCACTACATGATTGTGCCGTGGTTAGGCATTGAAGGCGGTATCACGTTCCACCACAGGCGCTCCCTGCATGCCTCGCAGCTCAGGCAGATTGGCATAGAAAACGACTACAAGAGTTTAGCTCCCCTACTATCAGTCAAGATACGTCCATGGCGATCGGCCCCCATTTTCTCTATTGACTATGAACGCGGACTGAAGTTTGACAGATTCAATCTGCCCTACGAACGATTGGAAGCCGATGCCTCTTGGAAGAAGCGCATGCACCGCCTTCAGGTGTTCAACGCACGAATTGGTGGAGGTCTCTATACACTCAAGCAAGTTAGGTCGTTTATGGACTTTGCAAACTTCCGAGACAACAACCTACCAGAAGGCTGGGACGACGATTGGTCGGGCAACTTTCAGCTGTTGTCTTCAAGCGTTTACAACGAGTCAAAATATTATATCCGAGGCAATATTTCGTATGAAAGCCCATTGATGGGACTGTCATTCGTACCCATAGCAGGGCATTACATAGAGCGTGAACGTATCTATCTCAGTTCGCTGGTCACAAGCCACAGCCGTCTTTATTCCGAGCTTGGCTATGGATTTAGCAGTCGTTACATCTCTATGGGCGTATTTGCTGGTTTCCGCAATTGGGAATATCAAGAGATCGGCTGTAAGTTTACGATAGAATTATTTAGAAGATGGTAA